A window of Hordeum vulgare subsp. vulgare chromosome 5H, MorexV3_pseudomolecules_assembly, whole genome shotgun sequence genomic DNA:
tcctgggggccatagtgttcactagaggcttctctcaaaatagcaagtatcacggtgggtgaacaaattactgtcgagcaattgatagaaccacgcaaagtcatgatgatatctaaggcaatgatcatgcatataggcatcacgtccgagacaagtagaccgatactttctgcatctactactattactccacacatcgaccgctatccagcgtgcatctagtgtattgagttcatgacgaacagagtaacgctttaagcaagatgacatgatgtagagggataatctcaaaccaatgatgaaaaccccacttttttacccttgatggcaacaacatgatgggtgcctcgctaccccttctgtcactgggtgaggacaccgcacggtatgaacccaaaaccaagcacttctcccattgcaagaatcatagatccggttggccaaacaaaacccacaacttgaaaagaattacaaggatatgaaatcatgcataagagagatcagaagaaactcaaataagattcatagataatctgatcataaatccacaattcatcggatctcgacaaacacactgcaaaagatgattacatcggatagatctccatgaagatcatggagaactttgtattgaagatccaagagagagaagaagtcatctagttactagctatggacccgtaggtctatggtgaattactcacgcatcatcggagaggtcatggtattaatgaagaagccctccgtgtccgaatcccccctccggcagggcacgaggacgtgccccagatgggatcttgcggagacagaagcttgcggcggcggaaaagcgattgtgatgatctcttgattttttctggaatttatgggattatataggcgaaagacctaggtcaggggacctccagggggcccacaagcctggatggcgcaccccctggccgcggggtgggggcttgtggggcccctggagctcctctggcttggctcccaagttcttcgatcttcttccgttccataaaaaatcttttcggggattttcttccgtttggactctgtttcagaatctcctctgaaaggggtcaaaaacatggaaaaaacaggaactggcacttggcactgagttaataagttagtcccaaaaaatatatataaggcatgcaaaacatccaaagtttgacaagataatagcatgaaaccataaaaaattatagatacgttggagacgtatcacccacctcCAGAGCCACCAGCGTTGTTGAAGTTGTCGTTGAAGCGAGGGCCAcccgtgttgttgttattgttggggtAGCCACGGGAGCCGTTGTTGCCGTTCCCAAAACGGCCGAAGGTGCCATAGCCGCCACCTTTGGCGGCCAGGTTGGCGGAGTAGGCGGAGACATGGGTGTTGAAGCGTCCCTCAGCTGCAAGGAGCAGGGAGTACAACTCCCCAAGACCGATCGACTGATTAGTGATAGTACGAGTGGAGATCGCGAAGACAAACCCGTTGTACTCGGATTCGTGCATCAACCCTTGAAGGATGTGTGACACAACGTCATCCTCATCCAGGGGTTTGCCGACGGCTGCAAGCTCGTCGGCGAGGCCCTTTATCTTGGTGAAGTAGGCGGCGGCAGACAGATCACCCTTGTGGGTGGTGGCGATCTGGGAGTGAAGTTGGATGATGCGGGCCCGAGACTGCGAGGAGAAGCTTTGGAGGAGCTCCTTCCACGCCTAAGCCGCCGTATCGCAGTTACTGACCTGCATCAGGACATCGCGCGAGAGGGAGGCCAACAGGAAGGTAAGCACCTGTTGATCCTGCGTGACCCAAGCCGCATGCTCGGGGTTGGGGATGACGGAGGTTTCCTTCTTGCCAGCAACTTCTTTCTCCGGAAGGATTTCAGCGATGGGTTCTTTGTGCGACCCATCAAGGAACCCTAGCATGCCGGTGGCACGGACGTGCGGTAGCACTTGCGCCCGCCATACAGGGAAGTTCTCCCTCGTGAGCTTCTCCGTGATTGTGTGACCAAGGGAAGCaatggaggggacgaccatggcgACGGCGGATGATGAGGACGACATGGCGAGAGCGAGGTGCGATGGGAGGCGGTGAGAACTAGATGCGGTGGCAAGAACTAGATGCGGTGGAAGAGCCTAGCTAGCTGATACCATGTAAAAACTAGGGTCAAGCGTATGCACCTCCGACAGGGACGCATTCGCGTTATATAGgacgaggacgagctcgccaAGATTACATGCGGTTACAACTTGTGTTTATCTTAGGATTGATCTACAAGTAAACTACAATCTATCTCTAAGATAaaccacatcattaggagttaGATACGGTTTATAACAACACCGTATCCTAACTATATACATCGTCTAACAGTGACGTCGTCGATCTCCGCGCTGACGAGGTCGAACGCCTCGTCCGACACGCGGACACATATCCGGGGGTAGCGCTCcgggtcgtcgtcgtcgccgccgcggaCCAAGTAGAGTGAGACGCCGTCCAAGACGCGCGTGCCAGTCGGCCCGCAGCCGACGGCGTTCCTCTTGCACTCCACCACCTCCAAGCCAAGCAACCCCGGGTCTTGGAGGTAGTCGTAGTCGTGCACAACGTCGGCAATCACAATGAACGACCGGGAACGCGCCGGCTTGGTCGCCATGGCACGCAGATCAATCAGTTTTTATCTGGTTTTATTTATGGAGCCCTCTAGTTTTTCATAGAGGTGAGAATAGATCGGGTACAAAGCACACTGTATACATGAGTATATATAGGGTCTAGGAAACAGACCCGAGTTTCACTTAAACTCCTAAGAACAAGTACAATAGTGTctagtcagctggctataagccattCCACTTCACCTAAAATCTAGCTCGAGGGAAGAGAAGACAAGAGAGAGAAGACAGCGGGCGATTCATGGAGCGCCCGGCTATAGCACAATGTTCGATAGAAAGGAGCTGCATGCAGAGGCTAAAAGCTAGCACTACTTCCTCACCTTCAATCAGTGGCATTTTTCTCTCTTCCATGCATATAAACATTGATTACTACAGCTAACTGTTACAGCTAGTTTTATTGTACGAGAATAATTTTCTGAAGGCTACAAATGACATGGCATCGGCATAGAGCCGGCAGTCGGCTCTTCtattaagagcatggttaatagtatagccaactgctggctataagcagtcttatagccaTCTTATATCTAACTTATACAATAGTTATCTATAAAAGAGtattacttttatcatatatgacccacATTTTATTCTCACAAATCACCTATGAGCACGGCTGGAtatggctcttcacgaagagcctgtttcccttctctctcctcttctctctcatccaaatcagcaaaaatataatattttaatccttacagcctgttgattgtaccttattgtacttgctctgtcCATGCTCTGAACCTATCCGGATACAAACCTACCCGGAGCTCTAATGGACCAATGAGCAACAGGTATTAAAAAACCAAATAAAATCCCAACGAAAGCTGAAAAAAGGCGGCGTAGCGGAGAACAGCCGGGCCGCCGCCCAGCCCTGCGCCTATGGACACGCGCGCCCACGCGCATTGACCACACCACATGGCCTGCTGCCATGCTATGTCCAGGGGTCGGCAGCGACCGAGCCGGTGCCCGAACCAAGACCTACAACCGCCCAAAACGGAAAAGGAAAATTCCTTTTCCGAGCCGCAAGACGCAAGGACGACACGGCCGCCATGCCATTGCCCATGCCCGTGCACCGGCGCAACAGAGGAGAAGAGAAGGCATGCGCGCAGTGGGAACGGAACACACGGCTGGGATGGGATGGGGGATCGCCGGCCAGCGCAAGGTGACCGTGCGCCGGGGGGAATCAGGTGCCAAAACCTCgttgcaaagcaaagcaaagcaaaggagGTACTACTACCGAGGGGTTCGATTCGGCGGCCCCTTTCGCGCGCTTTCGAGATGCTTCCTCTTGGTCAGGCCTCCAACcgaaccaccaccaccggagagaGACGTCACGTCTCCTCCGCCGACACAGCATGCCCTACCACCttccccccgcccccgccccagcGCGCGCCACGTCCAACCGCGCGGCCGGCTATAAGTAGACGCACCACGCCGCCCAGAAACGCCGGCCATTAGCCAGCTGCTATATCACCTGCTCCACTACTGTTACCCATCGTCAATCACCTTCCCAGTTGCTTTCTCTCCCCATCGTCACCGTCGACGCGTACACCGGGCGGTGAGTTGGTCGTCTCCGGGGAGGATCGATCAAGATGAGCGATCCCAAGTACGCCTACCCCTACCCCGCGCAAGGTACGCGCGAGCTCACCCtcatcttgcttgcttgcttgcttgctatggaGAGGAACCAGAAGAGGATCCATCCAAGATGCGGCCGGGTTCCGTTTCTTCATCATCTTGATGTTGATGGTCTGTTTCTGGTTATTTATATGCAGGTTACTACCAAGGGGGGCCATACCAGGGGCAGGGCGGCCCGTACCAGGGGCCGCCGGTCATGGCGCCGCCGCAgtacgccgcgccgccgccgccgcgagccCAGCCCAGCTTCCTCGAGGGCTGGTACGTGCGTGCTTAATTACCTTGTCCACGGCCACGGCTAACAATCACCTGTCCCCAAGCTAGTGATTGGCAAAATTACTCACTCTGTGCTCTCTCATTGTGCATGCAGTTTGGCcgcgctctgctgctgctgcctgaTCGACGAGTGCTGCTGCGACCCCTCCATCATCTTCGTCGGGTAGATCAGATCAGCATGCGTCAACTGTACAAAGAGACGATGATGGCCTCCTCAAGGATATTTACCACGTTGTTGCCACGCTATATATGATACTATATCTAATATATTCGCTTATTGTAACTCGAATCCATCAGTAACAAAAAGGCTTCACGATCCTGCTATCTTCCGTCCGTCTCCATTTCCTCTGCGTGTAAATTCGTTGCACTGTTACAAGTGCGCTCGTTCATTGTGCCTCTGGTAGTACTGATGATTTGTGATTAATTATTCTCTTTTATTACTGTGGTTGGGTGGAATGTGGATACACGATGGAGATGTCTCTACACTGAACGAGAGTGAGAGTGAAAGGCAACGACAATTTGCGAGAATTTATGCTAAAGCAAATATTATCCTGCTATAAAGCACAGGTGCTTGAGCAGAGATTAAAGGGGAAAAAACAGGTGTATCtcctctcccctaataataataataataataatatatgatatatataataataaagcgcgcagcgctTCTCGTCCGGCGTCGGTCATTTTACAGAAGCCCTCGCAGTTTTAGGTAATTAATCCGCGGTTTAATTTTAAGTCAGCGTCGTCGGTCATTTTACAGAAGCCCTCGCAGTTTCAGAACGAACCGtttttttgtcattttgcagaaaagtcctCACAATTTTAGATAATCAACCGCGGTCCATCTTTTAGTCACAGCCGAACCGTTTTTTACATTTTTCTTAAAAATCCCTGATGttttaggtaatcaacccgccgtcCCTATGTAAGTCAGCCGAAACGattttttgttttaacaaaaaaacctgactttttagttaatcaatccatattttatctaaaacaaaattatccatatctgttaagccgtaactccgattttaacatgttatatatgatatTTGATTgagaaaatgtgtagaatctaaataggatgttatttttagctgttgaatacttcttaaatattatttttatgcAAACTTAATATGTAGTCACGGTCCTTTTTTTTCCTCTCATTCCGacgaccatacgaattgcaataaatattcattaaattaaaaccaaattaaaagaaaagaaaacatcgttaaccacacatgcacacctttgaaaaATCTCGTGgaaagaaacaacatatttctcatcttattccgagtgattgtacattcGAACACGtgttcgttgtgtgagcactgaggccatcgtcgacaacacaaatgtgatgccatgtgaaaatatattgcgttcaaagcgtgtgttattttctcttccgttgcaacgcacgagttTTTTTGCTAGTTTGAATAAAGAAAAAGAAGTCACATGCGTCCGGAAGGTCTCTGGAATGGACGAACCAGATTGCATAACgttcgagaaggaggaggaaaaacTTCCTGCCCTATCCGTGTGATGTGATACTAGCTTGACAGAGACGGCAGAGATCACCATCACCGTGGGTTCTCTGGAAGTGTGGTGGATAATCAAGTTTCAAAAAGGGATCGACAGAGCAGTTGACAGACGGTTGGAATAATCTTGCAGAAAAGGACGTTTACTGGATCCTTTTTTTCCAAAAACAAGAAAATAGTATACGACGatgattttgaaaataaaaaaatgtagTGCAAAAAAAACTGAACAGTGTCtaaaatctactccctccgttcctaatataagtctttctagagattctatTAGAGAATTACATactgatgtatatagacatactttagagtgtagattcattcattttgcttcgtatgtagtcatctaaTGAGATCTCttagaagacttatatttagaaacggagggagtatttgaaaatcatttgagacTGATTGGGTCCTCGGACCTAGAGGCATTACATGTCTGTCGGCCATCGTTCAGTTGGAATCAGAACCACAAGACATGAAAGTTGATGACTACCATCCATCCTATGGATTAATGGGTATGGAGAACTGGAAATTGCTAAGGCCTTCTTTGACAGAAAAGGGTTGGGGAGAATTATGGAGCGGGGGTTTTCAGATGATTGGGTGAATCTCTTCCTTCcatccaatcctctcaaatcccctcaATTGTTAAATTCCTGAGCCATGAGACAAGGTTTCTGAGCCGCATGGGTAGGAAGAAATCGAGGGGGATTCGAGAGGATTGAAGGGGTTTGCTCATCACAAACCCTGTCCACCAAATGGACATGCGGGGAATCGCGGGGTTTCTGATCCCCTCGGGGATAATCCCCTACAATCCTCCTCAAACCCTGcgcaccaaacaaggcctaatGGAGCTCGAGCTCCATGGGGCTCGAAATTTGAAAAATTCATAACTCAAATTTTGAagatctgaaaaattctgaaaatacaCATACATTTTGGATATGCTGTACAAGTGTGGAAAGTTCCATGATAAAATGCATTATGATGTGGcctacacacaaaaaaaaaaatcatgccTTTTTAGCACATGTACTGCTCACCGTAGAAGAtcatttttctttcatttttgtaGCTCACATAACAATGTATTTTGTCATGAAAATTTACAAGCTTGTAGACAACATCCCTGTGTGCATGTGTATTTTTTACAGAATTCTTTGAAACTTCTAAACTGTGATTTTGAATTATTTAAAATATCAGGCTCCACGGAGCCAGCCCGGTAACCAAAAATCCACACTTACAACCGGAAATTGCTAAAACAGATATGTTTCATACCACGAAAACACCTGAGCTAATAATAACGTACACATTACTTATAAATCACCTCAATTAGTAAGTAGTATAAATCTCTTGTATCTACGATACACAGGCTGGTCAAAACAGATGAGACGGTAGACTCGCAAGTACAGCGACCATACGCCCCCTTTTGTACATTACAGAGTTACAGTGTACATTTTCATCGGCACAAGGATGGAGGATCTACTTGGGGGATGTGAGTTTGCTGGTGTCGCTGGACGAGTCCCCGCTCACCAGTTCGTGGAACGCCTCCACCTTCACCGGCGGCACCCGCATGCCGTATGAGTTCCTACAACACAGCGCGAATCAAGGGATTGAAGCAGATGATGGCGGCATAAAACCGGCGAAGAACCCGGGGATACTTACATCGACTGCGGCGCTTGTTTGAATTGCTGCGCTAGCTGGGCTTGGGCGCTCTGGTTTCCAGACATGcccagctgctgctgctgctgctgctgcgttaGCTGGGCTTGGACGCTCTGGTTTCCAGACATGcccagctgctgctgctgcgctagCTGGGCTTGGGCGCTCTGGTTTCCAGACATTcccagctgctgctgctgctgcgctagCTGGGCTTGGGAGCTCTGGTTTCCTGACAtgcccagctgctgctgccctagCTGGCCTTGGGCGCTCTGGTTTACAGACATGCCCAGCTGCTGCTGAAGATGCTGTTGCTGCTGGTGGTGCACCTGCTggagctgttgctgctgctgctggtggtgctgctggagtttttgctgctgctgcggctggagctgttgctgttgttgcagctgctgaggctggagctgctgctgctgctgctgctgttgctggtgGTGCTGTTGAAGCTGCAGTAGCTGCTGCTGCTggagctgcttctgttgttgctgctgcagtagctggtggtgcctcagattctgaatctgttgttgttgttgtctagtGAGAGATCCGTACGGGCTATCGTTTTGTGAATCCATAGTGTTCTCGAGCTTCACGTTTACCAGGGCCTGGGCTTTGTCCGACATCGCAAGAGCGCCGCGGGGGCCCGTCATTTGGTTCCGTCGAGCCCACTGATGCTGCTGCACCATCTGGTGCTGCTGTGCTGTCAGATTCTGGTTATGGATGGTCATTTGAGGAGTGTACTGTCTCTGGAGCTGTCAATTAAGCATATTAACCATGTGTTAATGTTAGGTGGTAGAATGAGAAAACGATGTTAGGGTTTCACAGAGAAGACATTTCCGAGAATAGTAATAGCTCCCACTGTGTGCATCGATGATAGAAAGAATAGCGGAGAACTGGGCTGATGTGGTCGCTTGACCAGCCAGAAACCAATATCCATTACCGTCAAGTGAATTTACTTGTGGGCAGCTTGGCGAAAGAGCTTGTTTACACTACAACATGGTTAATAACAGAAGGTGTTTTGTTCGGGGCATTTTTATAAACGCCTCAGAATAGCATCTAAGAAGGTGTTTTATCAGGTTCGTCCCAAATCATCTCTAGCTTAAAGAATTTTTGGAAGATACCTTGGACTGGATAAAGCTGTCAGGGCATTTTTTGCAAATCGCCAAAAAAACAGATATAACTGTGGAGCCATTCTTTTGGAAAGCCGCAAACTGTTAAGAGATTTTGAGGCGATTGTAAGAAACGCCTCCTAATTGATACTCCTGGGTGCCGGCCTCAATGGAGGGGACATGCTCGTGTATGTATCGGTAAAAAGGGCATATGAATTTCTTGCCAATAACATTACCTTTCTTGGTCTGGTGGTAAGTGCGCTACAATGTTTTTCAGCCGATGCAGCATTCGAATCATGCATTCCCATCTATTTATAGTTTTTTTTTACTCTCGCACGAGGTTGTTTTAGCCCCATACCGCTTGGCGAGGAAGAATTGGAGGTAGTTAGAAGGCACAAATGTAGGCAATGTTTCAGAAATGAGAAGTATTGATGATATTTCTCTCGCCAATGGGCTTGTCTAGACAGATTTAATTCAAATTCTCAGCCCGGAAAGACAGTTAGATAACCATTTGGCACAGAAAAGATAAAAATAGATAACGGTGTTTGTCACTTGTCAGTTCTGTTTTTTGATCTTGATCGAGAAGTTAACGGTGGTTTGGGAAATAGCCCCGAAACCTCGTTTGTGGAGTCTGTAAAACGCTGATGAATGCCAGATCTTTCGAGGCATTACTGAAAACGCCTCAGTTGACTTTCCCCTTCGTGAGCTTCTCTAGCATTTTATAGAAACGCCACACACAAAAATTGGAGGCATTTTTACGTCTTCTAGAGGCGTTTTAGAATGCCACGTAATACCGTACGTATTGTAGTGTTAGTTGGCTGAATCCATCAACTTTGCACGATTGTGGGTACAGGCTTTTTAAATATAGTATAAACAACTAATCCTTCTGAGTAAGAAAAATTTTATGACAGTAGCACACAGAAATGGTAGAGAAAAAGGTAAGCAATGAATACACAACATAAAGTATGGTAACCAGCAGTAGTTGCCAACCTGTTGGGCTTGAAGGAGATTATTTTGACTTTGTACTTGTGCATCTTGATGAACTGGGTGGCTAGCCACTCTACTCCCCATCTTTGTAATCTCCATCAAGGGTCCAATGTTACTAAATGTTACATAAAAAACGAAATCATGAGCACAACAGTTTATTTGCTAAACAACCTATGCATTGAACGTGTACAGTTCTGCCATCAAAATAAATCAATTCTATTAGTAGAGTACCTCAATTTGTTAAGCCGTGCTGTAAATTTTTCACTTAAACTAAATGTCATTATAACCGCTTGCATGTTTTCCCTACTTATCTtgttaaatactccctccgtaccaaaattcttgtcttaggtttgtctagaaatggatgtatctaaatactaaaacatgactagatacattcatatctagacaaatctaa
This region includes:
- the LOC123398944 gene encoding cysteine-rich and transmembrane domain-containing protein WIH2-like; translated protein: MSDPKYAYPYPAQGYYQGGPYQGQGGPYQGPPVMAPPQYAAPPPPRAQPSFLEGCLAALCCCCLIDECCCDPSIIFVG